The Rhinatrema bivittatum chromosome 4, aRhiBiv1.1, whole genome shotgun sequence genome window below encodes:
- the ANKRD9 gene encoding ankyrin repeat domain-containing protein 9, translating to MPGTVKWLDSCSGGSYESQKQCRKSSFAFYQAVRDLLPVWVLEDMRLMEVLHWEEGGRVSTYTPSEALLYAVVHDHQPYAHYLLSHFPTEALAGPSKSFGCCQASAPHLAMAVRYNRASILLRILKTIQEFPTGQRDLYVNRRGCAGVEGGKTPLHVACELLRPECLGLLLGHGASPCALDGGGNAPLDILLQRVAENRQDLGAELLCLDSLLLFLPGELRFRSRRQLLEGKELWRDLLGEPLFLWLSGSGPPSLFTCSMQVLIRSLSPAQFPEALDELPLPSFLKPLDLKWKN from the coding sequence atgcCCGGGACTGTGAAATGGCTGGACAGCTGCAGCGGCGGCAGTTACGAATCGCAGAAGCAATGCCGGAAATCCTCCTTCGCCTTCTACCAGGCTGTGAGAGACCTGCTGCCAGTCTGGGTCCTGGAGGACATGCGGCTGATGGAGGTGCTGCACTGGGAGGAAGGCGGCAGGGTGAGCACCTACACCCCGTCCGAGGCATTGCTGTACGCCGTGGTACACGACCACCAGCCCTATGCCCACTACCTACTGAGCCACTTCCCCACGGAGGCCTTGGCCGGGCCCAGCAAGAGCTTCGGCTGCTGCCAGGCCTCCGCACCGCACCTGGCCATGGCGGTCCGCTACAACCGTGCCAGCATCCTGCTCCGGATCCTGAAAACCATCCAGGAGTTCCCCACGGGCCAGCGGGACCTCTACGTGAATCGGCGGGGGTGTGCCGGCGTGGAGGGCGGCAAAACCCCGCTGCACGTGGCTTGCGAGCTGCTTCGGCCCGAGTGCCTGGGCCTGCTGCTGGGACACGGCGCATCGCCCTGCGCGCTGGACGGCGGCGGGAACGCCCCCCTGGACATCTTGCTGCAGCGGGTTGCCGAGAACCGGCAGGACTTGGGCGCCGAACTGCTGTGCCTGGATTCCCTCTTGCTCTTCTTGCCCGGGGAGCTGCGCTTTCGGAGCCGCCGGCAGCTGCTGGAAGGCAAGGAGCTCTGGCGGGACCTGCTGGGGGAGCCTCTCTTCCTGTGGCTGTCAGGCTCGGGGCCCCCCTCCCTCTTCACCTGTTCAATGCAAGTTTTAATCCGTTCCCTCTCGCCGGCACAGTTCCCTGAAGCTTTAGACGAGCTGCCCTTGCCATCATTCCTGAAACCTCTGGATTTGAAATGGAAAAACTAG